One part of the Musa acuminata AAA Group cultivar baxijiao chromosome BXJ1-5, Cavendish_Baxijiao_AAA, whole genome shotgun sequence genome encodes these proteins:
- the LOC135674230 gene encoding uncharacterized protein LOC135674230, translated as MAWFYTERGPPWKRGWTQQTLSSISFPPPQLIAVFAIVVLLLSMSWHVDYRTQVRRAEAGFRLLLLFLPVALIFVARYIFLDGRFVFQLPWPGQEDMRRAQRSPWGVAVLVGLLLVMASYQPSFHSQWLRPWRVD; from the coding sequence ATGGCGTGGTTCTACACCGAGAGGGGACCTCCATGGAAGCGCGGGTGGACGCAGCAGACGCTGTCCTCCATCTCCTTCCCTCCTCCACAGCTCATCGCCGTCTTCGCCATCGTCGTCCTCTTATTGTCCATGTCGTGGCACGTGGACTACAGGACGCAGGTGCGGCGCGCCGAGGCCGGATTCCGGCTGCTGCTGCTCTTCCTCCCGGTGGCGCTCATCTTCGTCGCCCGCTACATTTTCTTGGACGGGAGGTTCGTGTTCCAGTTGCCATGGCCGGGCCAGGAGGACATGCGCCGTGCGCAGAGGTCGCCCTGGGGGGTAGCGGTGTTGGTGGGATTGCTGCTGGTGATGGCCTCTTATCAGCCCTCGTTCCATTCTCAGTGGCTCAGGCCATGGAGGGTTGACTAG
- the LOC103985812 gene encoding uncharacterized protein LOC103985812 isoform X1: MGASESLLPVHHQQRIDEITTVSQRIEGVDPLVERVEALKIATPLLTSPPPSESSLSDILVRKPSSSSSSTSTSGTLNPNVLLELFSMYREWQEEKAKKISRKQEEIENKIETADALAVKLFQRFNYSVSAMRSTTQSLAEVQQLQVEVGELKGRLTEVISNCDMLCKRIAAEGPESLRSSLNPISTSNAEIPSICYLNNKVPE, translated from the exons ATGGGCGCCTCCGAATCCCTTCTCCCGGTACACCACCAACAG CGGATCGATGAAATCACCACCGTCTCCCAAAGGATCGAGGGCGTGGATCCCCTCGTGGAGCGCGTCGAGGCGCTCAAAATC GCCACGCCGCTGCTGACCTCCCCGCCTCCGTCCGAGTCCAGCTTATCCGACATTCTTGTCAGGAAACCCTCATCGTCCTCCTCTTCCACCTCTACTTCAG GTACTTTAAATCCCAATGTTCTGTTGGAGCTCTTTTCTATGTATCGCGAGTGGCAGGAAGAGAAGGCCAAGAAGATTAGTAGAAAACAG GAGGAGATTGAAAACAAGATAGAAACTGCTGATGCTTTGGCTGTTAAGCTTTTTCAGCGGTTCAATTATTCAGTTTCAGCCATGAGATCAACCACTCAGAGTCTTGCTGAAG TGCAGCAATTACAGGTCGAAGTTGGTGAACTTAAAGGCAGGCTTACGGAGGTGATTAGCAATTGTGATATGCTATGCAAAAGAATTGCAGCAGAAGGACCAGAGTCCCTTCGTTCTTCTCTCAATCCAATCTCCACAAGCAATGCCGAAATACCATCCATTTGTTACTTAAATAACAAGGTTCCTGAATAA
- the LOC103985812 gene encoding uncharacterized protein LOC103985812 isoform X2, translating into MGASESLLPRIDEITTVSQRIEGVDPLVERVEALKIATPLLTSPPPSESSLSDILVRKPSSSSSSTSTSGTLNPNVLLELFSMYREWQEEKAKKISRKQEEIENKIETADALAVKLFQRFNYSVSAMRSTTQSLAEVQQLQVEVGELKGRLTEVISNCDMLCKRIAAEGPESLRSSLNPISTSNAEIPSICYLNNKVPE; encoded by the exons ATGGGCGCCTCCGAATCCCTTCTCCCG CGGATCGATGAAATCACCACCGTCTCCCAAAGGATCGAGGGCGTGGATCCCCTCGTGGAGCGCGTCGAGGCGCTCAAAATC GCCACGCCGCTGCTGACCTCCCCGCCTCCGTCCGAGTCCAGCTTATCCGACATTCTTGTCAGGAAACCCTCATCGTCCTCCTCTTCCACCTCTACTTCAG GTACTTTAAATCCCAATGTTCTGTTGGAGCTCTTTTCTATGTATCGCGAGTGGCAGGAAGAGAAGGCCAAGAAGATTAGTAGAAAACAG GAGGAGATTGAAAACAAGATAGAAACTGCTGATGCTTTGGCTGTTAAGCTTTTTCAGCGGTTCAATTATTCAGTTTCAGCCATGAGATCAACCACTCAGAGTCTTGCTGAAG TGCAGCAATTACAGGTCGAAGTTGGTGAACTTAAAGGCAGGCTTACGGAGGTGATTAGCAATTGTGATATGCTATGCAAAAGAATTGCAGCAGAAGGACCAGAGTCCCTTCGTTCTTCTCTCAATCCAATCTCCACAAGCAATGCCGAAATACCATCCATTTGTTACTTAAATAACAAGGTTCCTGAATAA
- the LOC135674229 gene encoding large ribosomal subunit protein uL2, with protein MGRVIRAQRKGAGSVFRSHTHHRKGPARFRSLDFGERNGYLKGVITEILHDPGRGAPLARVTFRHPFRYKLQKELFIAAEGMYTGQFVYCGRKASLMVGNVLPLRSIPEGAVVCNVEHHVGDRGVLARASGDYAIVISHNPDNGTSRIKLPSGAKKIVPSNCRAMIGQVAGGGRTEKPLLKAGNAYHKFRVKRNCWPKVRGVAMNPVEHPHGGGNHQHIGHASTVRRDAPPGQKVGLIAARRTGRLRGQAAATAAKAEKTS; from the exons ATGGGACGCGTGATCCGAGCACAGAGGAAGGGAGCCGGGTCGGTTTTCCGCTCCCACACGCACCACCGCAAGGGGCCCGCGCGGTTCCGGAGCCTCGACTTCGGGGAGCGCAATGGCTACCTTAAGGGCGTGATCACCGAGATCTTGCACGACCCTGGCCGTGGCGCCCCTCTTGCCCGCGTCACCTTCCGCCATCCCTTCCGGTACAAGCTCCAGAAGGAGCTCTTCATCGCCGCCGAAGGGATGTACACCGGCCAGTTCGTCTATTGTGGTCGCAAGGCCTCCCTTATGGTCGGCAACGTCCTTCCCCTCCGCTCCATTCCTGAGGGTGCCGTCGTCTGCAACGTCGAGCACCACGTTGGCGACCGCGGTGTTCTAGCCCGCGCCTCCGGCGACTACGCGATCGTCATCAGTCACAACCCTGACAACGGCACCTCCAG GATCAAGCTCCCATCTGGAGCAAAGAAGATCGTTCCCAGCAATTGTCGTGCCATGATCGGACAAGTTGCTGGTGGTGGTAGAACTGAGAAGCCCCTACTTAAGGCTGGCAATGCCTACCACAAGTTCAGAGTGAAGAGGAACTGTTGGCCAAAGGTCCGAGGTGTGGCTATGAACCCTGTGGAGCATCCCCACGGAGGAGGAAACCACCAGCACATTGGACATGCCTCCACCGTCCGCCGTGATGCTCCTCCCGGGCAGAAGGTCGGTCTTATTGCTGCAAGGAGGACCGGTCGTCTCAGGGGACAAGCTGCTGCCACTGCTGCCAAGGCAGAGAAGACCTCTTAG
- the LOC135674232 gene encoding pyruvate dehydrogenase E1 component subunit alpha-3, chloroplastic-like produces MSAVAAVRIPSPALVGARSAGEKPCAPFVSCPAGHGLHRTHVRSTRLGRPLLAVSSDVLSGQKSLGSNSSPSHHAVVSREEALVLYEDMVLGRVFEDMCAQMYYRGKMFGFVHLYNGQEAVSTGFIKLLETRDSVVSTYRDHVHALSKGVPARAVMAELFGKATGCCRGQGGSMHMFSAPHNLLGGFAFIGEGIPVATGAAFSSKYRHEVLKESNPNGLDVTVAFFGDGTCNNGQFFECLNMAQLWKLPIVFVVENNLWAIGMSHLRATSDPEIWKKGPAFGMPGVHVDGMDVLKVREVAVEAIGRARSGEGPTLVECETYRFRGHSLADPDELRKPDEKAHYAARDPIITLKKYILENSLASETELKAIEKKIDELIEDAVEFADSSPPPPRSQLLENVFADPKGFGIGPDGKYRCEDPKFTEGTAQV; encoded by the exons ATGTCTGCCGTCGCCGCCGTCAGGATCCCCTCTCCTGCTCTCGTGGGAGCTCGATCCGCAGGCGAGAAGCCCTGCGCTCCCTTCGTTTCGTGCCCGGCCGGGCACGGCCTTCACCGCACGCACGTCAGGTCGACTCGCCTGGGCCGCCCTCTCCTCGCCGTCTCCTCCGATGTCCTCAGCGGCCAGAAGTCCCTCGGCTCCAACTCCTCACCCTCCCACCAT GCGGTAGTAAGCCGGGAGGAGGCGTTAGTGCTGTATGAGGACATGGTCTTGGGGCGCGTCTTTGAGGACATGTGCGCGCAGATGTACTACCGCGGCAAGATGTTCGGCTTCGTCCACCTCTACAATGGCCAGGAGGCCGTTTCCACTGGCTTCATTAAGCTCCTTGAAACCCGGGATAGCGTCGTTAGCACGTATCGAGATCACGTCCATGCACTCAGCAAGGGTGTCCCCGCCCGCGCAGTCATGGCTGAGCTCTTCGGCAAGGCCACTGGCTGCTGTCGCGGCCAGGGTGGCTCCATGCACATGTTCTCTGCACCACATAACCTCCTCGGTGGCTTCGCTTTCATAGGTGAAGGCATCCCGGTGGCTACTGGTGCTGCTTTCTCTTCCAAGTACCGCCACGAGGTCCTTAAGGAGTCCAACCCTAATGGCCTTGATGTCACTGTGGCCTTCTTTGGTGATGGGACCTGCAACAATGGTCAGTTCTTTGAGTGCCTCAACATGGCTCAGCTCTGGAAGCTGCCCATCGTGTTTGTTGTGGAGAATAATCTGTGGGCAATCGGGATGTCTCACCTCAGAGCAACTTCGGACCCTGAGATCTGGAAGAAGGGACCGGCATTCGGCATGCCTGGGGTGCACGTGGATGGGATGGATGTACTGAAGGTTCGGGAGGTGGCAGTGGAAGCAATTGGAAGGGCAAGAAGCGGGGAAGGACCCACGCTTGTTGAGTGTGAGACATACCGTTTTAGAGGGCACTCACTCGCGGATCCTGATGAGCTCCGGAAGCCTG ATGAGAAGGCACATTATGCTGCAAGAGATCCTATCATAACCTTGAAGAAGTACATTCTTGAAAACAGCCTTGCAAGTGAAACAGAACTGAAGGCTATAGAGAAAAAAATTGATGAGCTTATTGAAGATGCTGTGGAGTTTGCAGATTCAAGTCCACCTCCTCCAAGAAGCCAGCTATTGGAAAATGTTTTTGCCGATCCCAAGGGATTTGGGATTGGCCCTGATGGGAAGTACAGGTGCGAGGATCCTAAATTTACAGAGGGCACTGCTCAGGTCTAA
- the LOC103985971 gene encoding transcription termination factor MTERF8, chloroplastic: MTLSALCFAPTTSPFSPLRFSSLHGAPLRLPTFLATRPRRHLCATRTAPNVSPSAFWSLQELHLDEKEAEALFRQHPELELVPPESLRSRVLALQSVGIDDLSLRRTVARRPEILSAPELGPFLEFVRDELKGLKPAKLERLLTTTHPEFLTGIAARVTRLMEHGVPGEKLGHLLNHVDIRKVFCERPLKDLEEMILFLKRFSWPDLVIRRPMILNLDLHDQLIPRVEFLAELGGGDEAAAAALIAKLPALLSYTVEHFESHLEFWRSVGLSDEELFKIALVYPNIFSVSKERKLGPRVEFLRQCGMDAEDIFRFLVKAPLYVSLSLKDNLSKKLTFLVKIGYKHRTRELAWAVGATTRTSCENMQRVVGLFFSYGLSCEDVLAMSKKHPQVLQYNHASLEKKMEFLIGYMERDVGEILVFPAFLGYKLDDRIKKRYEIKRAVRGKGMSLNKLLSVSTDRFY; this comes from the exons ATGACTCTCTCCGCCTTATGCTTCGCCCCCACGACATCCCCCTTCTCTCCGCTCCGCTTCTCCTCTCTCCACGGCGCTCCTCTCCGCCTTCCGACGTTCCTCGCGACGAGGCCCCGTCGTCATCTCTGCGCCACTCGTACGGCCCCTAATGTCTCGCCCTCTG CGTTTTGGTCCCTGCAAGAGCTGCATCTGGACGAGAAGGAAGCCGAGGCTCTCTTCCGGCAGCACCCGGAGCTGGAACTCGTGCCTCCGGAGTCTCTTCGCAGCCGTGTCCTCGCCTTACAGTCCGTCGGAATCGATGACCTCTCGCTCCGCCGGACCGTGGCCCGGCGCCCCGAGATCCTGTCGGCTCCCGAGCTCGGGCCGTTCCTCGAGTTCGTTCGCGACGAGTTGAAGGGGCTTAAACCGGCCAAGCTGGAGCGTCTTCTGACCACGACCCATCCCGAGTTCTTGACCGGCATCGCTGCGAGGGTCACGCGGCTCATGGAGCACGGCGTCCCCGGCGAGAAGTTGGGGCATCTCCTCAACCATGTTGACATAAGGAAGGTGTTCTGTGAAAGGCCCCTGAAAGATTTGGAGGAGATGATCCTTTTCCTGAAGCGGTTCAGCTGGCCGGACTTGGTCATCCGTCGGCCGATGATTCTGAATCTGGACCTCCACGACCAGCTGATCCCGAGAGTCGAGTTCCTCGCCGAACTCGGGGGCGGAGATGAGGCAGCCGCCGCGGCCTTGATCGCCAAATTGCCTGCCCTCTTATCCTACACCGTCGAGCACTTCGAGTCCCATCTGGAGTTCTGGAGATCCGTGGGTCTCTCCGACGAGGAGCTCTTCAAGATAGCGCTGGTGTACCCTAACATCTTCAGCGTCAGCAAGGAGAGGAAGCTGGGGCCTCGGGTCGAGTTCCTGAGGCAGTGCGGCATGGACGCAGAGGACATCTTCAGGTTCCTGGTGAAGGCTCCCCTGTACGTGAGCCTGTCCTTGAAGGACAACCTCTCCAAGAAGCTGACCTTCCTGGTGAAGATCGGGTACAAGCACCGGACGCGAGAGCTGGCGTGGGCGGTGGGCGCGACGACCAGGACGAGCTGCGAGAACATGCAGAGGGTGGTGGGCCTCTTCTTCAGCTACGGTCTGTCCTGCGAGGACGTGCTGGCCATGAGCAAGAAGCACCCCCAGGTGCTGCAGTACAACCACGCGTCCCTGGAGAAGAAGATGGAGTTCCTCATCGGGTACATGGAGAGGGACGTCGGGGAGATACTGGTCTTCCCGGCATTCCTCGGCTACAAGCTCGACGACCGGATCAAGAAAAGGTACGAGATCAAAAGGGCGGTGAGGGGTAAAGGCATGTCTCTCAACAAGCTCTTGAGCGTGTCCACAGACAGGTTTTACTAA
- the LOC135674233 gene encoding UDP-glucuronate 4-epimerase 3-like — translation MDVDDAPSTPGKWKMEKPHHRHHPRLLLPRWHHSYPVSKLVFWSFFALALFVALFLLSPRSSAPARTPDSFASSSTSSGVRRAALQMAPWGGPAWEKRVRSSARVRRNPGGASVLVTGAAGFVGMHVAAALKRRGDGVLGLDNFNGYYDPSLKRARQALLDRAGVFVVEGDINDGALLRKLFDVVPFTHVVHLAAQAGVRHALVDPASYVHSNVAGLVSVLEAAKAADPQPAIVWASSSSVYGLNSRVPFSEADRTDRPASLYAATKKAGEEIAHAYNHIYGLSITGLRFFTVYGPWGRPDMAYFFFTRDILLGKPVSIFEGPDHATVARDFTYIDDIVKGCLAALDHAGKSTGSGGKKRGPAPLRIYNLGNTSPVPVTKLVSILERLLKVKAVKKLVKMPRNGDVQFTHANITFAQKELGYRPTTGLHTGLKKFVRWYLEYYSISLSKNDSKGRSISS, via the coding sequence ATGGATGTAGATGATGCTCCCTCCACCCCTGGAAAGTGGAAGATGGAGAAGCCCCACCACCGCCACCATCCTCGCCTCCTCCTCCCCCGCTGGCACCATTCCTATCCCGTCTCCAAGCTCGTTTTCTGGTCCTTCTTCGCCCTCGCCCTCTTCGttgccctcttcctcctctccccccGCTCCTCCGCCCCGGCCCGTACCCCTGATTCTTTTGCTTCCTCGTCGACTTCTTCCGGCGTCCGGCGCGCCGCCCTCCAGATGGCCCCCTGGGGCGGCCCCGCGTGGGAGAAGCGCGTGCGGTCGTCCGCCCGGGTGCGGCGAAACCCCGGCGGCGCGTCCGTCCTCGTCACCGGCGCCGCGGGGTTCGTCGGGATGCACGTGGCCGCCGCCCTCAAGCGCCGCGGCGATGGCGTCCTCGGCCTTGACAACTTTAATGGGTACTACGACCCGTCCCTCAAGCGCGCCCGCCAGGCGCTGCTCGACCGCGCCGGGGTCTTCGTCGTCGAGGGCGATATCAACGATGGGGCGCTGCTTCGCAAGCTGTTCGACGTCGTGCCCTTCACCCATGTCGTGCACCTTGCCGCCCAGGCCGGCGTCCGGCACGCGCTGGTTGACCCGGCGTCCTATGTGCACTCCAATGTCGCCGGGCTTGTCTCGGTGCTCGAGGCCGCCAAGGCCGCCGACCCCCAACCGGCCATCGTCTGGGCCTCGTCGTCCTCCGTATATGGCCTCAACTCGCGTGTGCCATTCTCGGAAGCCGACCGCACCGACCGCCCGGCGTCCCTCTACGCCGCCACCAAGAAGGCCGGGGAGGAGATCGCCCATGCCTACAACCATATCTACGGCCTCTCCATCACCGGTCTCCGGTTCTTCACGGTCTACGGCCCCTGGGGGCGGCCCGACATGGCCTACTTCTTCTTCACCCGTGATATCCTCCTCGGGAAGCCCGTGTCTATCTTCGAAGGCCCTGACCACGCCACCGTCGCTCGTGATTTCACCTACATTGATGACATTGTGAAAGGTTGCCTGGCGGCCCTCGACCATGCAGGGAAGAGCACAGGCAGCGGCGGCAAGAAGCGTGGGCCGGCACCCCTCCGAATCTACAATCTGGGCAACACCTCCCCTGTTCCTGTAACCAAGCTTGTCTCCATCCTCGAGCGGCTTCTCAAGGTTAAGGCGGTCAAGAAGCTTGTTAAGATGCCCAGGAACGGGGATGTGCAGTTCACCCATGCCAACATTACCTTTGCACAGAAGGAGCTCGGATACCGTCCCACTACTGGCCTCCACACTGGACTCAAGAAATTTGTTCGTTGGTACCTCGAATACTACTCCATCTCCTTGAGCAAGAATGACAGCAAAGGTAGAAGCATTAGTAGCTAG
- the LOC135675084 gene encoding uncharacterized protein LOC135675084 yields the protein MKLVWCPDTALKAYVDAVKALAERGLEESSVAEMVSAMAGGWRAQLVVEAWARDAGAATGVGLRAAVEHVRGRHVCVVPDEQWASEYVGAMRRAGASVEAESVAVGEAEGAMRELEGVDLMVVDCRRRDAGRVLREARPGERGMVVVCKWAGRQRGGAAGVFRAGTRVVRATYLPLEGGVEVFYVGVGKGPSLGDARSRWIRYVDQYSNEEHLVRRW from the coding sequence ATGAAGCTGGTTTGGTGCCCGGATACCGCCTTAAAGGCCTACGTCGACGCAGTGAAGGCCCTCGCCGAACGCGGCCTCGAGGAAAGCAGCGTGGCCGAGATGGTCTCCGCCATGGCCGGAGGTTGGAGGGCTCAACTCGTGGTGGAAGCGTGGGCCCGCGACGCAGGCGCTGCCACCGGCGTTGGGCTCCGAGCTGCCGTCGAGCACGTGCGAGGCCGACACGTGTGCGTCGTCCCTGACGAGCAGTGGGCGTCGGAGTACGTCGGGGCCATGCGGCGGGCGGGCGCGTCGGTGGAGGCGGAGTCGGTGGCGGTGGGGGAAGCGGAGGGCGCGATGCGGGAGCTGGAGGGGGTGGACCTGATGGTGGTGGACTGCCGGCGGAGGGACGCCGGGAGGGTGCTTAGGGAGGCGCGGCCGGGGGAGAGGGGGATGGTGGTGGTGTGCAAATGGGCGGGTAGGCAGCGGGGCGGGGCGGCCGGGGTTTTCAGGGCCGGTACGAGGGTGGTGCGGGCGACGTACCTACCCTTAGAGGGCGGCGTGGAGGTGTTCTATGTCGGCGTTGGGAAGGGGCCGAGCTTGGGCGACGCCCGTTCCCGGTGGATTAGGTATGTGGATCAGTACAGCAACGAAGAGCATTTGGTCAGAAGATGGTGA
- the LOC135675085 gene encoding uncharacterized protein LOC135675085, translated as MAWSAENATKAFLRTLKLGNKAKEPDLTEFVSALAAGSGARLMVEVCADSAGPTTLALIAAADQTGGRIACIVRGPDELHSSLEALGPDAGRVDLVVGDAQHLLMGEYRGADFVLVDCASEEHERVFRAAQLGAMEACGGVVVGHNAFCESSSPSGDALGGLRVDLLPIGGGLRVSRVPPAGKRSQWVVRVDECTGEEHVFRITSPRKKWIEA; from the exons ATGGCTTGGTCTGCTGAGAATGCCACCAAAGCTTTCCTCCGGACACTGAAACTG GGAAACAAGGCCAAGGAGCCCGACCTCACCGAGTTCGTGTCGGCATTGGCCGCCGGGAGCGGCGCACGCCTCATGGTGGAGGTGTGCGCCGACTCCGCTGGGCCGACCACCCTGGCGCTGATCGCCGCCGCGGATCAGACCGGCGGCCGGATCGCCTGCATCGTTCGCGGGCCCGACGAGCTGCACTCCTCGCTGGAAGCACTCGGGCCCGACGCGGGCCGCGTGGACCTCGTCGTCGGTGACGCACAACACCTGCTGATGGGGGAGTACAGAGGCGCCGACTTCGTCCTCGTCGACTGCGCGTCGGAGGAGCACGAGCGGGTGTTCCGGGCGGCGCAGCTCGGCGCCATGGAGGCCTGCGGCGGAGTCGTGGTCGGCCACAACGCCTTCTGCGAGAGCTCGAGTCCGAGCGGCGACGCCCTGGGGGGGCTGAGGGTGGATCTGCTGCCCATCGGTGGCGGGCTGAGGGTGAGCCGGGTTCCGCCTGCCGGCAAGAGGAGCCAGTGGGTGGTTCGCGTCGACGAGTGCACCGGCGAGGAGCACGTCTTCAGGATCACATCTCCTCGCAAGAAATGGATCGAAGCTTAG